The SAR324 cluster bacterium genome has a segment encoding these proteins:
- a CDS encoding M48 family metallopeptidase: MRSNSTEINLEARRDEMVIQAPVGSLPYKILFANGHLFEAQNNQEAKEFLEFCKKPNAESWLSYLEQRKTVIFVGIMILAGLVIMVPRNGLPWIGDQVANWIPHSWLMMAGDETLEILDESFFSPSELALQDQDKLTKEFNRMASLVLKDQTAKLIFRHSEEIGPNAFALPGGVVVLTDELVEIAEDQEGVIGVLAHELGHVQLKHPARRLVRSLMALAVVSLIFDDAATFAEELAAISGSLISLAYTREFEEEADRAGKEILIRADLSPIPLANLLQKLSDGCKENCSQLPEWLTTHPSVPSRIEFLLSE, encoded by the coding sequence TTGAGGTCAAATTCTACGGAGATCAACCTGGAAGCGCGCAGAGATGAAATGGTTATTCAAGCTCCTGTGGGAAGTCTCCCCTATAAGATCCTCTTTGCTAACGGACACCTCTTTGAAGCACAGAACAACCAAGAAGCGAAGGAGTTTTTGGAGTTTTGCAAGAAGCCGAATGCTGAAAGCTGGCTCAGCTATCTAGAACAAAGAAAGACAGTCATTTTTGTCGGAATCATGATTCTGGCTGGCTTGGTGATTATGGTTCCAAGAAACGGCTTACCCTGGATAGGTGATCAGGTAGCGAATTGGATTCCCCACAGCTGGTTGATGATGGCAGGTGATGAGACCCTAGAAATTCTTGACGAAAGCTTCTTTTCTCCCTCTGAACTGGCGCTTCAGGATCAGGATAAACTCACAAAAGAATTTAACCGCATGGCTAGCCTGGTTCTGAAAGATCAAACTGCGAAACTAATTTTTCGCCATAGTGAAGAGATTGGTCCAAATGCTTTTGCTCTACCAGGTGGTGTGGTAGTTTTGACGGATGAGCTAGTGGAAATCGCAGAGGATCAGGAGGGAGTAATCGGCGTATTGGCTCATGAATTAGGTCATGTTCAATTGAAACATCCAGCGCGAAGATTGGTTCGCTCGTTGATGGCTTTAGCCGTGGTTAGTTTGATTTTTGACGATGCAGCAACCTTTGCTGAGGAATTAGCAGCAATCTCAGGATCTCTAATCAGTCTTGCCTATACCCGTGAGTTTGAGGAAGAGGCAGACCGAGCCGGTAAAGAAATCTTGATCAGAGCCGATTTGTCCCCAATCCCGCTCGCCAATCTCCTGCAAAAGTTAAGTGATGGCTGCAAAGAAAATTGCAGCCAATTACCCGAGTGGCTCACAACACATCCATCAGTGCCCTCCAGGATTGAATTTCTGTTGAGTGAGTAA
- a CDS encoding phytanoyl-CoA dioxygenase family protein, giving the protein MKTITRDEFKTSIVVEELMDGAGAIMLKDVFSQERIKRIAQTLEVETDEAIDTGSHFNQNDQDPLLQRRVWFTRLVELDPEIASLVEEPMIFQSIQDFLGKEFVMGSMCASRIMPGYRGQEPHIDYPYWDFYRNETFPTRTNSSFPLNAQAIILIDEFTEENGATALAPGSQKDLRYPEKSDDFFGKCIRLTGKPGDVVLFFGAAWHCAMPNQSEAGRIGILVEFLPKFVTPIEDLMTDLDENYLKSTTPEMQQLLGMKYPWPSTPPHPPFH; this is encoded by the coding sequence ATGAAGACCATTACTCGGGATGAATTCAAAACATCGATCGTTGTGGAAGAATTAATGGATGGTGCTGGGGCGATCATGCTGAAAGATGTTTTCTCTCAGGAACGCATAAAGCGAATCGCCCAAACGCTTGAAGTAGAAACTGATGAAGCGATTGATACCGGTTCCCACTTCAACCAGAATGATCAGGATCCTCTGCTCCAACGTAGAGTCTGGTTTACTCGGCTTGTTGAGTTGGATCCTGAGATCGCAAGTTTGGTAGAAGAACCGATGATTTTTCAGTCTATACAGGATTTTCTAGGCAAGGAATTTGTGATGGGAAGCATGTGTGCATCCAGAATCATGCCTGGCTACCGAGGACAGGAGCCACATATCGATTACCCATACTGGGATTTTTATCGTAACGAAACCTTCCCGACCCGCACCAACTCCTCTTTTCCACTGAACGCGCAGGCAATCATCTTGATTGATGAATTTACCGAAGAAAATGGCGCAACTGCTCTGGCGCCAGGTTCTCAGAAAGATTTGCGTTATCCAGAAAAGAGTGATGATTTTTTTGGAAAATGCATCCGTTTAACAGGGAAACCCGGAGACGTAGTTTTGTTCTTTGGAGCTGCTTGGCATTGTGCCATGCCTAATCAGAGTGAAGCAGGGCGTATTGGAATTCTAGTGGAGTTCTTGCCAAAGTTTGTCACACCAATTGAAGACTTGATGACGGATTTAGATGAGAATTATCTGAAAAGCACTACACCTGAGATGCAACAACTTCTGGGGATGAAGTATCCCTGGCCTTCCACCCCTCCTCATCCCCCATTTCATTAG